CGGCGCCTGCTGGAGACGGTGCATCCATCCTCGTGGAGCAACCCCACTCCGAAGTCGAGCTATCACCTGGTGGTGCTCGGCGCGGGGACGGCGGGGCTGGTGACGGCGGCCATCGGCGCGGCGCTGGGGGCGCGCGTGGCGCTGGTGGAGCGCGGGCTGATGGGCGGCGATTGCCTGAACGTGGGGTGCGTCCCCTCCAAGGCGCTGATCCGCGCTGCCCGCGGGTGGAAGGCGGCCGCCGACGCCGCGGAGCGCTTCGGCGGTCCGCCCTCCGCCGGCGACGGTGACTTTGCCGCTGCGATGGAGCGCATGCGCCGCATCCGCGCCGACCTGAGTCCGGTGGATGGCGCGCGCCGCTTCCGCGATGAGTTGGGGGTCGACGTCTTTCTCGGTGAGGGGCGCTTCGTGTCCGGGGATGCGCTGGAGGTGGGAGGCGCGCGACTTCGCTTCCGCCGCGCGGTGGTTGCCACCGGAGGGCGCCCCGCCGTCCCGCGCATCGCTGGGCTGGCGGAGGTGGGCTACCTGACGAACGAGACGATCTTCTCGCTGACGGAGCGCCCGGAGCACCTCGTCGTCATCGGAGGCGGGCCGATCGGGTGCGAGCTGGCGCAGGCGTTCGTTCGCCTTGGCAGCCGCGTCACCGTACTGGACGACAAGGACCAGATCCTCCCCCACGACGACCCCGACGCCGCGGCCATCGTCGCGGACGCGCTCCGCCGCGACGGTGTGGAGATCGTGCTGGGAGTAAAGGTGGAGCGGGTGGCGCGCGACGGTGCGACGGTCAACGTGCGCTGGACGCGGGGCGGAGCGGCCGCGAGCATCGACGCCAGCCACCTCCTGATCGCCGCCGGCCGCGCGCCGAATGTGGAACACATGGGGCTGGAAGCCGCGGGCGTGGAGTGGAACGAGCACGGCGTGACGGTGGACGAGCATATGCGCACCACCAGCGCGCGCATCTACGCCATCGGAGACGTGGCGTCGAAGTATCGCTTCACCCACGCCGCCGATGCCCAGGCGCGCATGGTGGTGCGGAACGCCCTCTTCTTCGGCCGCGGCAAGGCGTCCGACCTGGTGATCCCCTGGTGCACCTACACCTCGCCCGAAGTGGCGCACGTGGGCATCACCGCGGGCGAGGCGAAGGAACAGGGCGACGAGACCATCACCATCCCGATGCGCGAGGTGGACCGCGCGCGCCTCGATGGCGAGGAGGACGGCTTCCTTCGCGTGCACCTGAAGGCCGGCACGGACCGCATCCTCGGCGCCACCCTCGTCGCTTCCCACGCCGGCGACCTCATCAGCCAGATCACCCAAGCGATGACCGCCGGCATCGGGCTGGGCAAAGTGGGCCAGACGATCTTCCCCTATCCCACGCAGGCCGAGGTCATCCGCAAAGCCGCCGACGCCTGGAGCCGCACCCGCCTCACGCCCGCCGCCAGGAAGGCGTTCAGCCTCTTCTTCCGCGCGCTGCGTTAGATATGATTCCCATCCTACAAGGCACGACCCTCCCATACGGTTTGTTCGCTTAACGGGCGGGGGAACTCCACGTGAGCGCCTGATTGCGGCAGGGGAGTGAACAGAACAAAGTCAGCCGCGGACTAGCGTGTCCACGGCTGCCTTCTTCATCCGCTCACCTCAGTTCCACCGGACGATTTCGCAGGAGCGCGGTAGGCTTGTCGCGGATCGTTGGGTTTGCCTGGGATCGTGTACTCCAATTCTCCGTCCCGGATCATCTGTGCCAGATACTTCTCTACGACGTACGCTTGCTCGCGCTGCAGAAGCCGGGCGAGGGATTCCGATCCAAACGGGCGCTCGCTGCAGATGCGGTAGATGAGTGCACGCAATTCGGGTTGCGGCGTTCTCCGTTTCAGTGTGCGTATCACTGCGCGCAGTTCTGGCGACAACTCCTCAGATTGATTTCCGAACTCCCCTGATTCAAATGACAACTCCCCTGATTGCGTTACGAACTCCCCGGATTTGATTTCGAACTCCCCGGATTCTGCAGCGCTGAATTCTCTTGCATCCGCAGCGTCGGCAATTCGCGTTACAGATGCGCGACGGCTCGGATTCAGGAGGCGGTCTGTCGCGGTGTAGTAAGTTGCGGAGCCTCGATCGTGCTGGCGGAGAAATCCAAGCTGACGAAGGCGGCGCAGCCGCATGCTTGCTTCCAGCGTGTCTACACCGGTCAGCTCACGGTAGATCGCATTTGAAATCCGTCCCGCCTCCCGTAGATGAACGAGCGCCTTGGCTTCATCGGTTGATAGGTTGGAGTCGGAGAAATTCGACAACCAGGCGAGATCTGTCTCGCTGAGCAGATGGTGAAAGAACAGCGTGGCGGTGAACTGATCCCGTTCGCGATCCGACTCGAAGGTAGGTGGAGCGAGGTTCGTCTGGCGCATCAGCTCACGCATCACCCGAACGCCGCTCCCCTTCGTTTCAGCGAAGAGGGTTTCGTGCAGGATCGCGGCGATGGCAGGGTTGCGAGTCTGCGACCCGGGCTCACCGAGTTGGTCCTCAGGTTTGAGCGAGTGCCCCGGATTGCGGATCTCCACACGGTTGGAGTAGCGGATGATCTGCGTCGCCCCGTGGGTGCGGTAGGTGCGATGCATTAGCGCGTTGACGACGGCCTCGCGTACCACGCGGTCTGGAATCCGAGGCAGGTCCCGACGCTGCAGTTCGCCCTCTGGAAGGCGAAACTGCTTGGGCATGTCGTCCATGATCGCGGCCTCTCCCCGTCGGATGAGACGCATCAGCGGATCGCGCATATCCAGCGTCTCGAACCGAGTTTCAGGATCCGTGATCCACTCGCGGCCGGGAACGCGGATATAATCGAGGCGCATCATCGGGAAGGTGCGCCTGAGCGTTGCGCGAGTCCCGAACAGCAGGACACCGGCGACGGTGGCCACCATCCTGCTCTCATGGCGCACAAGGCAGCCCAGGCCACGGAGCAGCTCAGCATCTGACCAGCGCAACTCCTCCGCGGACGCATTTGCACGCGCACGCTCACGCCGGTACTCCGCAATCGCGTCGGTGTCCAAGTCCGTCAACTCCACATCCGGAATGGGAGTCAGGTCGTAAGTCTGATGCTGACGGCCATGATAGAAGACAAGAAGGTCATCCTCGGTACACTTCTGATCCGACGACCCGATGCGGCGGTACGCGCCCCGAGGGAGGCCTTGTGCCGAGAAGTGGATGGGTTTGTCTCCTGCCGGAACTTCTGGGACGAACACACCGACCAGAACCTCACCGTCTACAACTTCCGACCACATCTCAGGGCGCACGATGCGATTGAACATCGACGCACATTGG
The DNA window shown above is from Longimicrobium sp. and carries:
- a CDS encoding mercuric reductase, coding for MNTADSAAPRILPLAEAPVGEHDRRLLETVHPSSWSNPTPKSSYHLVVLGAGTAGLVTAAIGAALGARVALVERGLMGGDCLNVGCVPSKALIRAARGWKAAADAAERFGGPPSAGDGDFAAAMERMRRIRADLSPVDGARRFRDELGVDVFLGEGRFVSGDALEVGGARLRFRRAVVATGGRPAVPRIAGLAEVGYLTNETIFSLTERPEHLVVIGGGPIGCELAQAFVRLGSRVTVLDDKDQILPHDDPDAAAIVADALRRDGVEIVLGVKVERVARDGATVNVRWTRGGAAASIDASHLLIAAGRAPNVEHMGLEAAGVEWNEHGVTVDEHMRTTSARIYAIGDVASKYRFTHAADAQARMVVRNALFFGRGKASDLVIPWCTYTSPEVAHVGITAGEAKEQGDETITIPMREVDRARLDGEEDGFLRVHLKAGTDRILGATLVASHAGDLISQITQAMTAGIGLGKVGQTIFPYPTQAEVIRKAADAWSRTRLTPAARKAFSLFFRALR
- a CDS encoding ATP-binding protein, translated to MTHPTCADLLRQLNELDEHPRVEAKTSSQAGKSTLQTVCALSNEPGLGGGYLLLGVERTPDLFDREYRAVGIADPDKVQADLASQCASMFNRIVRPEMWSEVVDGEVLVGVFVPEVPAGDKPIHFSAQGLPRGAYRRIGSSDQKCTEDDLLVFYHGRQHQTYDLTPIPDVELTDLDTDAIAEYRRERARANASAEELRWSDAELLRGLGCLVRHESRMVATVAGVLLFGTRATLRRTFPMMRLDYIRVPGREWITDPETRFETLDMRDPLMRLIRRGEAAIMDDMPKQFRLPEGELQRRDLPRIPDRVVREAVVNALMHRTYRTHGATQIIRYSNRVEIRNPGHSLKPEDQLGEPGSQTRNPAIAAILHETLFAETKGSGVRVMRELMRQTNLAPPTFESDRERDQFTATLFFHHLLSETDLAWLSNFSDSNLSTDEAKALVHLREAGRISNAIYRELTGVDTLEASMRLRRLRQLGFLRQHDRGSATYYTATDRLLNPSRRASVTRIADAADAREFSAAESGEFEIKSGEFVTQSGELSFESGEFGNQSEELSPELRAVIRTLKRRTPQPELRALIYRICSERPFGSESLARLLQREQAYVVEKYLAQMIRDGELEYTIPGKPNDPRQAYRAPAKSSGGTEVSG